A genome region from Methanobacterium subterraneum includes the following:
- a CDS encoding glycosyltransferase, translating to MISVVCVYNNRQILNNCLIKSLKKQNCNSELILIDNTQNKFNSAAKALNHGGSKAQEEYIMFVHQDMELNSPNWLSDVEEMLKSIKDMGVAGVAGRKGRTPRSNMKHGTTPRSVGIFPQDDPIEVQTVDECLAIVPRSIFQENPFDEETCQGWHLYLADYCLSLKNKGYHVYVVPQSSYHLSIGDSFSNDYYQTLSKIIKKHKNNYKWIYTTTGNWHTTYPLLIQIVYNKLYRTVERIIIKLT from the coding sequence ATGATTTCAGTAGTTTGCGTCTACAACAACCGTCAAATTCTAAATAATTGCTTAATCAAAAGCCTGAAAAAACAGAACTGTAATTCTGAATTAATTTTAATAGATAACACTCAAAACAAATTCAATTCAGCGGCTAAAGCACTTAACCATGGTGGAAGCAAGGCCCAGGAAGAATATATAATGTTCGTACACCAGGACATGGAACTGAACTCTCCGAATTGGCTGAGTGATGTTGAAGAAATGTTGAAATCCATAAAAGATATGGGTGTAGCGGGTGTAGCCGGGAGAAAGGGACGAACTCCCCGATCTAATATGAAGCATGGGACTACCCCCAGATCTGTGGGAATATTTCCCCAGGATGACCCTATTGAAGTACAAACTGTGGATGAATGTTTAGCTATAGTTCCCCGTAGTATCTTTCAAGAAAACCCTTTCGATGAAGAAACATGCCAAGGATGGCACTTATATCTGGCAGATTACTGTTTAAGCCTTAAAAATAAGGGTTACCATGTTTACGTTGTGCCACAGTCTTCTTACCACCTATCTATAGGGGATTCATTTTCAAATGATTACTATCAAACTTTAAGTAAAATAATAAAAAAACATAAAAACAATTATAAATGGATTTATACCACCACTGGAAACTGGCATACCACTTATCCCCTTTTAATTCAGATAGTCTACAATAAATTATACCGAACTGTTGAGAGAATTATAATTAAGTTAACTTAA
- a CDS encoding glycosyltransferase family 2 protein, whose product MNSTDPHVSIIILNWNGWEDTLECLESLYAIDYENYNVIVVDNGSQDDSVEKIRDYCSGNLETESPFFRYNPLNKPINLIEFYKDDVDEEEISSKVSAESLNLYLLKTDKNHGFADGNNIGIDFALNNLTTDYLMLLNNDTTVDKDLIGPLLKTTESDPKIGLVGPKIYSYDRPSEIQTVGFSIKWSRGEIVSIGHTELDEGQYDKITNVDCVSGCLMLIKKELILEMGKFLDHEYFLYYEDMDSCVRTRKLGYEIYVVPNSKIWHKTSSTSKKAAQTAGYYTSRNVFIFMKKYSQKNQYRLFLVYFFIYKLWYSIGLNTVYYRDLKAFIPILRGTKEGLAWKK is encoded by the coding sequence ATGAATAGTACTGACCCTCATGTTTCCATTATAATTTTAAATTGGAATGGCTGGGAAGATACCCTGGAATGTCTGGAGTCACTCTATGCCATTGATTATGAAAATTACAATGTAATTGTGGTGGACAATGGATCACAGGATGATTCAGTGGAAAAGATCAGGGATTATTGCAGTGGAAACCTTGAAACCGAGTCACCATTTTTCAGGTATAATCCCCTTAACAAACCAATTAATCTAATTGAATTTTATAAAGATGATGTTGATGAAGAAGAGATATCTTCCAAGGTTAGTGCTGAATCCCTGAATCTTTATCTTCTTAAAACTGATAAAAATCATGGTTTTGCCGATGGAAACAATATAGGAATAGATTTTGCCCTTAACAATCTCACCACTGATTACTTAATGCTTTTAAATAATGATACTACTGTTGATAAAGATTTGATAGGTCCATTACTTAAAACCACTGAATCAGACCCTAAAATAGGTCTGGTGGGTCCGAAAATTTATTCCTATGATCGTCCCAGTGAAATTCAGACTGTGGGATTTAGTATAAAATGGTCAAGGGGCGAAATTGTTTCCATTGGTCATACAGAATTAGATGAAGGTCAGTATGATAAAATAACAAATGTTGACTGTGTATCGGGTTGTTTAATGTTAATTAAAAAGGAATTGATCCTGGAAATGGGAAAATTTCTGGATCATGAATACTTTCTGTACTACGAAGACATGGATTCCTGTGTAAGAACTAGAAAATTAGGATATGAAATATATGTTGTGCCTAATTCAAAAATATGGCATAAAACATCATCCACATCCAAAAAAGCTGCTCAGACTGCGGGTTATTACACATCTAGAAATGTATTCATTTTCATGAAAAAGTATTCGCAAAAAAACCAGTATCGTTTATTCTTGGTGTACTTTTTTATTTACAAATTATGGTATTCTATAGGACTTAACACAGTTTATTACCGGGATTTAAAGGCTTTTATCCCTATTTTAAGGGGTACCAAAGAAGGGTTAGCTTGGAAAAAATAG
- a CDS encoding glycosyltransferase encodes MITVVCVYNNQEILDKLLLKSLKTQSLDYELILMDNTNNHFKSAAEALNQGAKKANGSYMMFVHQDIDLKSDEWLKNTESTLNSLDNLGVAGVAGVSPWDEDEKISNIKQGSPPRRISDNHIETPQKVQTVDECLFIIPKSVFDILKFDEEVCDDWHLYAADYCLSAINMGLNVFVIPSEVYHSSPGNSMSDKYYTTLGNILKKHKKYHRFIFTTMGGWTSFYPLYIQKKRPYVKKKLLAIFQKIYQSEK; translated from the coding sequence ATGATAACAGTAGTGTGTGTATATAATAATCAAGAAATTTTGGACAAACTCCTTCTAAAAAGCTTAAAAACACAGTCATTAGATTATGAACTGATTTTAATGGACAACACCAATAATCATTTTAAATCAGCTGCTGAAGCTCTGAACCAGGGTGCAAAAAAAGCTAACGGCAGTTATATGATGTTCGTTCATCAGGATATAGATTTAAAATCCGATGAATGGCTGAAAAATACAGAGAGCACATTAAATTCTTTGGATAACTTGGGTGTTGCCGGTGTTGCCGGTGTATCCCCCTGGGATGAGGATGAAAAAATATCAAACATAAAACAGGGCTCTCCTCCACGAAGGATTTCTGATAACCATATAGAAACTCCTCAAAAGGTACAAACAGTGGACGAGTGTCTTTTTATAATTCCCAAGTCAGTTTTTGATATATTAAAATTTGACGAGGAAGTATGTGATGACTGGCACTTGTATGCTGCTGATTACTGTTTAAGTGCCATTAATATGGGGCTTAATGTTTTTGTAATACCTTCAGAGGTCTATCATAGTTCTCCAGGGAATTCCATGTCCGATAAATATTACACTACCCTGGGAAATATATTGAAAAAGCATAAAAAATATCATAGATTTATTTTCACTACAATGGGCGGATGGACATCTTTTTACCCTCTTTATATCCAGAAGAAAAGACCATATGTTAAAAAGAAATTATTGGCTATTTTTCAAAAAATTTACCAAAGTGAAAAATAG
- a CDS encoding class I SAM-dependent methyltransferase, whose amino-acid sequence MDKEEIYELGLPAKEAYMPFIKFALTHIDKEDKIIDVGGGEGAYSYELIKRGYNPVCVDINEDYIKKSKERGVESYVMDSTSLEFDDNSFDVVILFEVLEHVKDFEKLLMELKRIARKKILITVPNCTGIEQLKPGFTYDHLLARDHVNFFNKKDLEEVLSKYFENYKVEETEQLPNTIGLSNWLNYIIFGLNRLKLIKATQIYYRLYAVIEMED is encoded by the coding sequence TTGGATAAGGAAGAGATATACGAATTAGGACTTCCTGCCAAGGAAGCTTATATGCCATTTATAAAATTCGCGCTCACCCATATCGATAAAGAAGATAAAATAATTGATGTGGGTGGGGGGGAAGGAGCATACTCTTATGAATTAATTAAAAGGGGTTATAATCCTGTTTGTGTTGATATAAACGAGGATTATATTAAAAAGTCTAAAGAAAGAGGTGTGGAATCCTATGTTATGGATTCAACTTCTCTCGAATTTGATGACAATTCTTTTGATGTAGTCATCTTATTTGAAGTTCTAGAGCATGTAAAAGATTTTGAAAAGCTTTTAATGGAATTGAAAAGGATAGCCAGGAAAAAGATTTTAATCACGGTTCCAAACTGTACTGGTATAGAACAACTTAAACCCGGTTTTACCTATGACCATCTTCTAGCAAGGGACCATGTTAACTTCTTTAACAAAAAAGATCTGGAAGAGGTACTGTCAAAATATTTTGAGAACTACAAGGTGGAAGAAACGGAACAACTTCCTAATACAATTGGATTATCTAACTGGTTAAATTATATTATATTCGGGTTGAACCGACTGAAATTAATCAAAGCAACACAAATCTATTATAGATTATACGCTGTGATTGAGATGGAGGATTAA
- a CDS encoding transglutaminase-like domain-containing protein, producing the protein MALVSLNGIYAAEDGQNLTSNINTTITDTTNITPTQSTSSEDNQEYDNYQAAGEGSPSFTNEQITQSAIDVEKFLEGNKYLPEYITINGIKVNQATFLQLITTITLKINKTDTTTTPLINVNQPGTGTETTTPGTLTKNEYLQLAQNILTYINTNKKAPATMNTVLGNIKFESLLYMYSRALNMDETYGALPTFLAVRPWNNIPITDTNKKTITTQDITNTATEVKNFLEYHKYLPEYININGIVVNQATFLQLLTQTTLKINNNDNTPLNLTNTKTPTTGTETTTPGTLTKNEYLQLAQNILTYINTNKKAPATITSSLGNIKFESLLYMYSRALNMHKTYGALPTFLAIRPWNNIPITDTNKKTITTQDITNTATEVKNFLEYHKKLPEYITINGIVVNQATFLQLLTQTTLKINNNDNTPLNLTNTKTPTPGTETTTPGTLTKNEYLQLAQNILTYINTNKKAPATITSSLGNIKFESLLYMYSRALNMHKTYGALPTFLAIRPWNNIPITDTNKKTITTQDITNTATEVKNFLEYHKKLPEYITINGIVVNQATFLQLLTQTTLKINNNDNTPLNLTNTKTPTPGTETTTPGTLTKNEYLQLAQNILTYINTNKKAPATITSSLGNIKFQSALYMYCRVLNNYKDNGVLPQLVTVRPWSTSNIPIRDEFFTIQQITKTAIEVKNFLEGNKYLPEYITVNGVMMNQSQFIYLITTATIHINTGNTSPITLITAKVPTTSTEKVSGGSILVDEYLTIAKNIRNYIISNKKAPSLVSTSLGQMSYQATLYMYCRILNQYNSIKDLPIMVNVKPWKTSNIPIYDKATFTIAEITQSAVEIKIFVDGKGYLPEWITVGGVYLNQTQFLHLLTGATIFISSSNFRSVTPVNAVLPSTTVTDTFTSNNMSKYSYLQLAQSIKAYIEQNKKGPASMAISSGVVSFKSLIYMYSRVLQQYKLHQSLPGTINLKKWSSQNIPIYDDYFSHQEIATTAMQVKIFAEGNLILPTLITISGVVVNQAQFLDLLTQAAIKIKNNDNSVIYLQKVNLPTYNYENMISGNMALNDILILAQRIKSYIDTNRIAEGSFSSSLGDISFTSQIYLFSRLMDYYNSKKTLPSSITNIKPWALMVYKLPAGFEVYLKPSNHCNSNDPLIIDLAKRITVGAVTPYDKALHIFNWVRDLVEYEFYYNTAKGAYQTLNTMGGNCCDISHAIVALCRASGLAARYVHGDCFFTYSQTWCGHVWAQIYVNSGWVTADGSNNYNEFGVIDNWDTGSYKLKGIYSSLPF; encoded by the coding sequence ATGGCATTGGTTAGTTTGAATGGTATTTATGCAGCTGAGGATGGTCAGAATTTAACCTCAAATATTAACACAACCATTACTGATACCACAAATATTACCCCCACCCAGTCAACTTCTTCAGAAGACAACCAAGAATATGATAACTATCAGGCTGCAGGAGAAGGATCACCCTCTTTTACCAACGAACAGATCACTCAATCAGCTATAGACGTTGAAAAATTCCTGGAAGGAAACAAATACCTACCAGAATACATCACCATCAACGGAATCAAAGTAAACCAAGCCACATTTCTTCAACTAATAACCACCATCACCCTTAAAATCAACAAAACAGACACCACAACCACCCCATTAATAAACGTAAACCAACCTGGAACAGGCACTGAAACAACCACACCCGGAACACTCACAAAAAATGAATACCTACAACTAGCCCAAAACATCCTAACATACATCAACACCAACAAAAAAGCACCAGCCACTATGAACACAGTTTTAGGAAACATAAAATTTGAGTCATTACTGTACATGTACTCTCGCGCCCTAAACATGGATGAAACCTACGGAGCACTGCCCACATTCCTAGCAGTGCGACCCTGGAACAACATACCCATAACCGACACCAACAAAAAAACCATAACCACACAAGACATCACCAACACCGCCACAGAAGTCAAAAACTTCCTAGAATACCACAAATACCTACCAGAATACATCAACATCAACGGAATCGTAGTAAACCAAGCCACCTTCCTCCAACTACTCACACAAACCACCCTCAAAATAAACAACAACGACAACACACCACTAAACCTCACCAACACCAAAACACCCACCACCGGAACCGAAACAACCACACCCGGAACACTCACAAAAAACGAATACCTACAACTAGCCCAAAACATCCTAACATACATCAACACCAACAAAAAAGCACCAGCCACCATCACCAGCAGCCTAGGAAACATAAAATTTGAGTCATTACTGTACATGTACTCTCGCGCCCTAAACATGCATAAAACCTACGGAGCACTACCCACATTCCTAGCAATACGACCATGGAACAACATACCCATAACCGACACCAACAAAAAAACCATAACCACACAAGACATCACCAACACCGCCACAGAAGTCAAAAACTTCCTAGAATACCACAAAAAACTACCAGAATACATCACCATCAACGGAATCGTAGTAAACCAAGCCACCTTCCTCCAACTACTCACACAAACCACCCTCAAAATAAACAACAACGACAACACACCACTAAACCTCACCAACACCAAAACACCCACACCCGGAACCGAAACAACCACACCCGGAACACTCACAAAAAACGAATACCTACAACTAGCCCAAAACATCCTAACATACATCAACACCAACAAAAAAGCACCAGCCACCATCACCAGCAGCCTAGGAAACATAAAATTTGAGTCATTACTGTACATGTACTCTCGCGCCCTAAACATGCATAAAACCTACGGAGCACTACCCACATTCCTAGCAATACGACCATGGAACAACATACCCATAACCGACACCAACAAAAAAACCATAACCACACAAGACATCACCAACACCGCCACAGAAGTCAAAAACTTCCTAGAATACCACAAAAAACTACCAGAATACATCACCATCAACGGAATCGTAGTAAACCAAGCCACCTTCCTCCAACTACTCACACAAACCACCCTCAAAATAAACAACAACGACAACACACCACTAAACCTCACCAACACCAAAACACCCACACCCGGAACCGAAACAACCACACCCGGAACACTCACAAAAAACGAATACCTACAACTAGCCCAAAACATCCTAACATACATCAACACCAACAAAAAAGCACCAGCCACCATCACCAGCAGCCTAGGAAACATAAAATTCCAATCCGCACTCTACATGTACTGCCGCGTGCTAAATAATTACAAAGATAATGGAGTTTTACCACAACTGGTAACTGTCCGCCCATGGTCTACTTCTAATATTCCTATCCGTGATGAGTTTTTCACCATACAGCAGATCACTAAAACAGCCATTGAAGTGAAAAACTTCCTGGAAGGAAACAAATACCTGCCAGAGTACATCACCGTCAACGGAGTAATGATGAACCAATCACAATTCATCTACCTTATCACCACCGCCACCATCCACATCAACACTGGCAATACCTCACCAATAACCCTAATAACTGCTAAAGTACCCACAACTAGCACTGAAAAGGTAAGTGGGGGAAGTATATTGGTAGATGAATACTTAACCATTGCAAAAAATATCAGAAATTATATTATTAGCAATAAAAAGGCACCCAGCCTTGTTTCCACCTCACTGGGACAAATGAGTTATCAAGCCACACTATACATGTACTGTCGGATACTCAACCAGTACAACTCAATTAAGGATTTACCCATTATGGTTAATGTAAAACCGTGGAAAACATCGAATATACCTATTTATGATAAAGCTACTTTCACTATTGCAGAGATAACCCAATCCGCTGTGGAAATCAAAATATTTGTGGATGGAAAAGGTTACCTGCCTGAATGGATAACTGTAGGTGGTGTTTATCTTAATCAAACCCAATTCCTACACCTACTAACTGGGGCCACAATTTTCATCAGTAGTTCAAATTTCAGATCTGTCACCCCTGTTAATGCAGTTCTACCTTCCACAACAGTTACTGATACCTTTACTTCAAATAATATGAGTAAATATAGTTATTTGCAGTTGGCTCAGAGTATTAAGGCTTACATTGAGCAAAATAAAAAAGGGCCAGCTAGTATGGCTATTTCTTCGGGAGTTGTTAGTTTCAAATCCCTCATATACATGTACAGTCGCGTACTGCAACAGTATAAGCTACACCAATCTTTACCTGGGACCATAAATCTGAAAAAATGGTCCTCACAAAACATACCAATCTATGATGATTACTTTTCCCATCAAGAAATCGCCACCACCGCCATGCAAGTGAAGATATTTGCTGAAGGGAATTTGATACTGCCTACTTTAATTACTATAAGTGGTGTGGTGGTGAATCAGGCACAATTCTTGGACCTTTTAACCCAGGCGGCAATAAAAATTAAAAACAATGACAATTCAGTCATCTACCTCCAGAAAGTAAACTTACCAACGTATAACTATGAAAATATGATTTCTGGAAATATGGCCTTAAATGACATTTTAATACTTGCTCAAAGGATTAAATCATATATTGACACTAATCGAATAGCTGAGGGTAGTTTTTCAAGTAGTCTAGGTGACATCAGCTTCACTTCACAAATATATCTTTTCAGTCGATTGATGGATTATTATAACTCCAAAAAAACATTACCATCATCAATTACAAACATAAAACCGTGGGCTTTGATGGTTTACAAGTTACCTGCTGGTTTTGAGGTTTATCTTAAGCCCAGTAATCATTGTAATTCTAATGATCCCCTAATCATTGATCTGGCTAAGAGAATAACAGTGGGGGCAGTTACACCTTATGATAAGGCTCTGCATATCTTCAACTGGGTTCGGGATTTAGTAGAGTATGAATTTTATTATAATACTGCTAAAGGAGCTTATCAAACTTTGAATACCATGGGAGGTAACTGTTGTGATATTTCCCATGCAATAGTTGCACTATGCCGGGCATCGGGCCTGGCTGCCAGATATGTGCATGGAGATTGTTTCTTCACATACAGCCAAACATGGTGCGGGCATGTATGGGCCCAGATATATGTAAACAGTGGCTGGGTAACTGCTGATGGCTCCAATAATTACAATGAGTTTGGTGTCATTGACAACTGGGATACTGGTTCTTACAAATTAAAAGGCATTTACTCCAGTTTGCCGTTTTAG
- a CDS encoding glycosyltransferase family 4 protein — MEQRLKIAVFHNLPSGGAKRALYDHVKYLINSGNIVDVFIPSTANEEYLPLKEIATHVKVYPVHKNISSFLLSFMRYRLPVGELSNLDNAQKLIADEINGGDYDVVFCEQDQYSMTPFILKYIKKPFVYYCQQPLRHDEAILKKIAKNKSGIKDSLKGLVYRYIDNRFVAIDKKLAESAKYTLANSYFSRESILKTYGINSYVCYLGINTELFKPVEVLKKNMVLSVGSYISMKGHDFIIKSLAYIDPGIRPKFVLIANNGDNDWKQYLEELAESLDVDMEILTLIDDDRLVELYNQAQLILYSPHLEPFGLVPLESMACGTPVVAVKEGGVRETVIHNKTGLLTERDEELFSSAVKELLQDENKRYEYSKNSVELVRNYWTLAEAGKRLDWHLKRAKNSK, encoded by the coding sequence ATGGAACAAAGACTAAAAATTGCAGTTTTTCACAATTTGCCCTCAGGAGGGGCTAAAAGAGCGTTATATGATCATGTCAAATATTTAATCAATTCTGGTAATATTGTGGATGTTTTTATTCCATCCACGGCTAACGAGGAGTATTTACCCCTGAAAGAAATTGCTACCCATGTTAAAGTTTATCCAGTTCATAAGAACATTTCCAGTTTCTTGTTATCTTTTATGAGGTATCGTCTACCAGTGGGTGAGTTGAGTAATCTTGATAATGCTCAGAAATTAATAGCCGATGAAATCAATGGAGGAGATTACGATGTTGTATTCTGCGAACAGGATCAATATTCCATGACTCCCTTTATACTCAAATATATTAAAAAACCGTTTGTATACTATTGTCAGCAACCTTTAAGGCATGATGAAGCTATTCTTAAAAAAATTGCTAAAAATAAGTCTGGTATTAAGGATTCCCTTAAGGGACTGGTTTACCGTTACATTGATAATCGTTTTGTAGCTATTGATAAAAAATTAGCAGAATCTGCTAAATACACATTGGCCAATTCCTACTTCTCTAGAGAGTCCATTTTAAAAACATATGGAATTAATTCTTATGTTTGTTATCTGGGAATAAATACTGAACTTTTCAAACCAGTTGAAGTTCTGAAAAAAAATATGGTCTTATCCGTGGGAAGCTATATCTCGATGAAAGGTCATGATTTTATAATCAAGTCTTTAGCATACATAGATCCAGGAATCCGCCCTAAATTTGTTTTAATTGCGAATAATGGTGATAATGACTGGAAACAATATCTTGAAGAACTTGCAGAAAGTTTAGATGTTGATATGGAAATTTTAACTTTAATTGATGATGATAGATTGGTTGAACTTTATAACCAGGCCCAACTTATTCTCTATTCCCCCCACCTTGAACCATTTGGACTGGTACCACTGGAATCTATGGCCTGTGGGACACCAGTAGTTGCAGTTAAAGAGGGAGGAGTTAGAGAAACCGTAATCCATAACAAAACTGGCCTACTCACAGAAAGAGACGAAGAACTATTTTCCAGTGCTGTAAAAGAATTACTGCAGGATGAGAATAAAAGATACGAGTATTCCAAGAATTCAGTGGAATTAGTCCGAAATTACTGGACACTTGCTGAGGCAGGGAAAAGATTGGATTGGCATTTAAAACGGGCTAAAAATAGCAAATAG
- a CDS encoding flippase — protein sequence MNTARTIAKNSVVLLISQIIIFAFSFIITIVTARYLGTGGYGILSLATALTGIVGIIADAGLGTLIIRDISRDKSMANKYISNSILMKILLSLLAFVAIILITNGVGYSPVVKNVIYIMMLSVVVGAISTIFISIIQANEKMEYISLSTVLNSAVLLVGTLIGVHYHMDLLFFAAIYLIANIINFIYIVIIYFWKFSIPKIEIDLSFWSPTLKQALPFGLTGTFATIYVWADTFLLSVMQDNEAVGIYNAAYKLITVLLFIPNVFNASLFPVFSKFFVSSENSLQMAFEKYFKFMLLISFPLGIGTTLLSNKIILLIFDSQFADSIVVLQVLIWSTIFIFLNSPFTQLLQSTNKQMILTKITSICMVINIALNLILIPKYSYLASSVITVITEFLVFTLVLFTIRKSGYGFSKLNLEVTIKVFIASIIMGVAILLLYNLWLPLIVLLAIAIYIAVIYLIGGIDSDDISLIKKIIGRG from the coding sequence ATGAACACCGCACGAACCATAGCAAAAAATTCAGTTGTATTACTCATAAGTCAGATCATTATTTTTGCATTTTCATTTATCATCACCATAGTCACTGCCCGTTATTTAGGTACTGGAGGATATGGAATACTTTCATTAGCAACGGCTTTAACTGGAATTGTGGGTATTATTGCCGATGCTGGATTAGGTACCTTGATAATAAGGGATATTTCTCGCGATAAATCCATGGCTAATAAATATATTTCTAATTCAATTTTGATGAAAATTTTATTATCATTACTAGCATTTGTTGCCATAATATTAATTACTAATGGGGTAGGTTATTCTCCAGTTGTTAAGAACGTGATTTACATTATGATGTTATCGGTAGTTGTCGGGGCTATTTCCACTATTTTTATATCAATAATCCAGGCCAATGAAAAAATGGAGTATATTTCACTGAGCACAGTTTTAAACAGCGCAGTTTTACTGGTAGGTACTTTAATAGGTGTACATTACCATATGGATCTTCTTTTCTTTGCAGCTATTTACTTGATTGCCAATATAATAAATTTCATTTACATAGTAATCATATACTTTTGGAAGTTCTCCATACCTAAAATTGAAATAGACTTGAGTTTTTGGAGCCCAACACTAAAACAGGCCTTACCATTTGGGTTGACTGGGACTTTTGCCACAATATATGTATGGGCTGATACTTTCTTGCTATCGGTAATGCAAGATAATGAGGCTGTAGGGATTTACAACGCAGCTTATAAATTAATAACGGTGTTACTGTTTATTCCTAATGTTTTCAATGCTTCACTATTCCCGGTATTTTCTAAATTCTTTGTTTCGTCTGAAAATTCACTTCAAATGGCTTTTGAAAAATATTTTAAATTTATGTTGTTGATTAGCTTCCCCTTAGGGATCGGAACTACTTTACTGTCTAATAAAATCATATTGCTTATTTTCGACTCCCAATTCGCAGATTCAATAGTTGTTCTCCAAGTTTTGATATGGTCTACCATTTTCATCTTTTTAAATAGTCCTTTTACACAACTCTTGCAGTCTACAAATAAGCAGATGATTTTAACTAAAATAACCAGTATATGCATGGTGATTAATATTGCTTTAAACTTAATTTTAATCCCCAAATATAGTTATCTAGCCAGTAGTGTGATTACCGTAATTACTGAATTTCTGGTATTTACTTTAGTCTTATTTACAATTCGCAAAAGTGGTTATGGATTTTCTAAGTTAAATTTAGAAGTAACCATAAAAGTTTTCATTGCCAGTATAATTATGGGTGTGGCTATACTGTTATTATACAATCTCTGGTTGCCTTTAATAGTCCTGTTGGCAATTGCAATATATATAGCAGTCATCTATTTAATTGGTGGAATTGATTCGGATGATATTAGTTTAATTAAAAAAATTATAGGTAGGGGTTAA
- a CDS encoding glycosyltransferase family 2 protein, with product MSFPRVAIIILNWNGWKDTLECLESVYQIKYPEYDVIVIDNNSEDISIEKIEDYCAGKIKVDSTFFNYQDKNPIKIFKYTNTEVENTKLPQMDNINSINSQEKLTLIKNDKNYGFAWGNNIGIKHALKNLDIEYVLLLNNDTVVDKDFLTELVDVAKNNDNVGFVGPKVYIYNDKNTLQVAGGAKVDLKYGEVDEIAYHQLDEGQFDHFLEPDYIGGTCILCSREVIEKIGMLDPTYFMYWEDADWCFRGRKHGYKSVYAFKSKIWHKYGASSDTPFKMYYFTRNRIYFVKKNNTRREFLRFSIFILAVTLSKSICQLIFKRDLKMSYAYLKGFFNGIILSDNSTDIKV from the coding sequence ATGAGTTTTCCACGTGTTGCAATCATAATCCTAAACTGGAATGGATGGAAAGACACATTGGAGTGTCTTGAATCAGTATATCAAATTAAATACCCTGAATACGATGTAATAGTAATTGACAATAATTCTGAAGATATTTCAATAGAAAAAATAGAAGATTACTGTGCTGGTAAAATAAAAGTTGATTCTACTTTTTTTAATTATCAGGATAAAAATCCCATAAAGATTTTTAAATATACCAACACCGAAGTTGAAAATACGAAACTCCCTCAAATGGATAACATCAATTCGATTAATTCCCAGGAGAAGTTAACCCTTATAAAAAACGATAAAAACTACGGGTTTGCCTGGGGAAATAATATTGGAATAAAACATGCACTGAAAAACTTGGATATTGAGTATGTGTTACTGTTAAACAATGATACCGTTGTGGATAAAGATTTTTTAACCGAACTAGTGGATGTGGCAAAAAATAACGACAATGTTGGTTTCGTCGGGCCCAAAGTCTATATCTACAATGATAAAAATACTTTACAAGTTGCAGGTGGGGCTAAAGTAGACTTAAAATATGGTGAAGTGGATGAAATTGCCTACCACCAGTTGGATGAAGGCCAGTTTGATCACTTCTTGGAACCGGATTATATTGGTGGTACATGTATACTATGCTCCAGGGAAGTAATAGAAAAGATTGGAATGTTGGATCCTACCTATTTCATGTACTGGGAAGATGCAGATTGGTGTTTCAGAGGACGTAAACATGGTTATAAATCAGTTTATGCCTTCAAATCTAAAATATGGCATAAGTACGGGGCATCCAGTGATACTCCATTTAAAATGTATTACTTTACCCGGAACCGAATTTATTTCGTGAAAAAAAATAATACCCGTAGAGAATTCCTCCGCTTTTCAATATTTATACTGGCAGTAACATTATCTAAATCAATCTGCCAGTTGATATTTAAACGTGATTTGAAGATGAGTTATGCATATCTTAAGGGTTTTTTTAATGGAATAATCCTTTCTGATAATTCAACTGATATTAAGGTGTAA